From one Mycolicibacterium sp. HK-90 genomic stretch:
- a CDS encoding APC family permease: MALVSKLSTAARRLVLGRPFRSDKLSHTLLPKRIALPVFASDALSSTAYAPEEIFLVLSVAGLTAYSMAPWIGLAVAAVMLIVIASYRQNVHAYPSGGGDYEVVTTNLGPTAGLTVASALMVDYVLTVAVSMSSAMSNIGSAVPFVAEHKVLFAVAAILLLASLNLRGIRESGTAFAIPTYAFMVGIFIMLAWGLFQIYVLDEPLRAESAGFEMHSEHGDVLGFALIFLVARAFSSGSAALTGVEAISNGVPAFRKPKSRNAATTLLLLGVIAVTLFMGIILLAQATGVQIAERPHEQLVGAPADYHQKTLIAQLAEAVFHNFGPGLFLIALVTALILVLAANTAFNGFPVLGSILAQDRFLPRQLHTRGDRLAFSNGILFLAFAAVAFVVAFRAETTALIQLYIVGVFVSFTLSQIGMVRHWTRLLRTETDPAVRRHMMRSRVINAIGLTATGTVLVIVVVTKFVAGAWIAILAMGALFVIMKLIHKHYDTVAHELEAQDESEGGDIVLPSRNHAVVLVSKLHLPTKRALAYARATRPDVLEAITVSVDDAETRALVHQWEDSDISVPLKVIASPYREITRPVLDYVKRVTKESPRTVVTVFIPEYVVGHWWEQVLHNQSALRLKGRLLFMPNVMVTSVPWQLNSSERLKALQPRATPGDARRGFLE; encoded by the coding sequence TTGGCTCTCGTGTCCAAGCTTTCGACGGCAGCACGCCGTCTGGTCCTCGGGCGACCGTTTCGCAGCGACAAGCTCTCGCACACCCTGTTGCCCAAGCGAATCGCCCTGCCGGTGTTCGCTTCCGATGCGTTGTCCTCGACGGCATACGCACCGGAGGAGATCTTCCTGGTGCTCTCGGTCGCCGGGCTGACCGCCTATTCGATGGCGCCATGGATCGGTTTGGCGGTCGCCGCGGTCATGCTCATCGTGATCGCCAGTTACCGGCAGAACGTGCACGCCTACCCGTCGGGCGGCGGCGACTACGAGGTGGTCACCACGAATCTCGGGCCGACCGCGGGCCTGACCGTGGCCAGCGCGCTGATGGTGGATTACGTCCTCACGGTGGCCGTGTCCATGTCCTCGGCCATGTCGAACATCGGCTCGGCAGTTCCGTTCGTCGCCGAGCACAAGGTGCTGTTCGCGGTCGCCGCGATTCTGCTGTTGGCTTCGCTGAACCTGCGCGGCATCCGGGAATCGGGCACCGCGTTCGCGATCCCCACCTACGCGTTCATGGTCGGCATCTTCATCATGCTGGCCTGGGGCCTGTTCCAGATCTACGTGCTCGATGAGCCCTTGCGGGCCGAATCCGCCGGTTTCGAGATGCATTCCGAGCACGGGGACGTGCTGGGGTTCGCGTTGATCTTCCTGGTGGCCCGGGCGTTCTCGTCAGGGTCGGCGGCACTGACCGGTGTCGAAGCGATCAGCAACGGCGTCCCGGCATTCCGTAAACCCAAGTCGCGTAACGCGGCCACCACCCTGCTGCTGCTCGGCGTCATCGCGGTGACGCTGTTCATGGGCATCATCCTGCTGGCCCAGGCGACCGGGGTGCAGATAGCCGAGCGGCCGCACGAGCAACTGGTGGGCGCGCCCGCCGACTATCACCAGAAGACGCTCATCGCCCAGTTGGCCGAGGCGGTGTTCCACAACTTTGGGCCCGGCCTGTTCCTCATCGCCCTCGTCACCGCGCTGATCCTGGTGCTGGCCGCCAACACCGCGTTCAACGGGTTCCCCGTGCTCGGGTCGATCCTGGCCCAGGACCGGTTCCTGCCGCGGCAGTTGCACACCCGTGGTGACCGGCTGGCGTTCTCCAACGGCATCCTGTTCCTGGCCTTCGCCGCGGTCGCGTTCGTGGTGGCGTTCCGGGCCGAGACCACCGCGCTGATCCAGCTCTACATCGTCGGCGTGTTCGTGTCGTTCACGCTCAGCCAGATCGGCATGGTCCGGCACTGGACCCGGCTGTTACGCACCGAGACCGACCCCGCGGTGCGGCGCCACATGATGCGGTCTCGCGTGATCAATGCCATCGGTCTGACCGCCACCGGCACGGTGCTGGTGATCGTGGTGGTGACCAAGTTCGTCGCCGGCGCCTGGATCGCCATCCTCGCGATGGGCGCCCTGTTCGTGATCATGAAGCTCATCCACAAGCACTACGACACCGTGGCCCATGAACTCGAGGCGCAGGACGAGAGCGAGGGCGGCGACATCGTGCTGCCGAGCCGCAACCACGCGGTGGTCCTGGTGTCCAAACTGCATCTGCCGACAAAGCGGGCGCTGGCCTATGCGCGGGCCACCCGGCCGGATGTGCTGGAGGCCATTACGGTGAGCGTGGACGACGCCGAGACGCGCGCCCTGGTGCATCAGTGGGAGGACAGTGACATCAGTGTGCCGCTGAAGGTCATCGCCTCGCCTTATCGCGAAATCACCCGTCCGGTACTGGATTACGTAAAGCGGGTGACCAAGGAATCGCCGCGGACGGTGGTGACGGTGTTCATCCCCGAATACGTCGTGGGCCACTGGTGGGAGCAGGTGCTGCACAACCAGAGCGCCCTGCGACTCAAGGGCCGGCTGCTGTTCATGCCGAACGTCATGGTGACATCGGTTCCGTGGCAACTGAATTCGTCGGAGCGGTTGAAGGCGCTGCAGCCCCGCGCCACCCCCGGCGACGCGCGCAGGGGATTCCTGGAGTGA
- a CDS encoding class I SAM-dependent RNA methyltransferase — translation MTELTLTTGPAANGGSCVARHDGRVVFVRYALPGETVRVNVFDQRGSYWHAEVVEVIEASPDRVDPLCPIAGVDGAGCCDLAFAEPAAARRLKGSVVANQLARLGGFTWRDEQSAEAEPVGAGEVHGWRTRVRLDTTTDGRVGFHRYHSAELVTDLRCGQLPAELTDGLADARWTPGAHVHVVLDSDGRRHVVQSGPKDPRKAARKTATRVVEGEYEAVQRIGDREWMLPVTAFWQAHRDAAALYSALVAEWAGLRPGMTAWDLYGGAGVFAAALAAQVGPDGRVLSVDTSRAAARAARAALADLPWVSVVTDSVRRALSAESGRPDVAVLDPPRTGAGRDVIDALAATEVPRIIHIGCEAASFARDVGLYLRHGYAVEELRVFDSFPLTHHVECIAVLTR, via the coding sequence GTGACCGAGCTGACCCTGACCACGGGCCCGGCGGCCAACGGTGGCAGCTGTGTGGCCCGGCACGACGGCCGGGTGGTGTTCGTTCGCTACGCCCTGCCCGGGGAGACGGTGCGGGTCAACGTGTTCGACCAACGCGGATCGTATTGGCACGCCGAGGTTGTCGAGGTGATCGAGGCGTCTCCGGACCGCGTCGACCCGTTGTGCCCGATCGCCGGCGTTGACGGCGCGGGGTGCTGCGATCTGGCGTTCGCCGAACCGGCCGCGGCCCGACGGCTCAAGGGTTCGGTGGTCGCCAACCAGCTGGCCCGGCTGGGCGGCTTCACGTGGCGTGACGAGCAGAGCGCCGAGGCCGAACCGGTCGGTGCCGGCGAGGTCCACGGTTGGCGGACCCGTGTGCGGTTGGACACCACCACCGACGGCCGCGTCGGTTTTCACCGCTACCACAGCGCCGAGTTGGTCACCGACCTCCGCTGCGGGCAACTGCCCGCCGAGTTGACCGATGGGTTGGCCGACGCGCGGTGGACGCCGGGCGCGCACGTGCACGTCGTGCTGGACTCCGACGGCCGTCGGCACGTGGTGCAGTCAGGCCCCAAGGACCCACGTAAGGCTGCCCGCAAGACCGCGACGCGCGTCGTCGAAGGTGAGTACGAGGCGGTCCAGCGCATCGGCGACCGGGAGTGGATGCTGCCCGTGACAGCGTTCTGGCAGGCCCACCGGGACGCGGCGGCGCTGTACAGCGCCTTGGTGGCCGAGTGGGCCGGACTGCGGCCCGGCATGACGGCGTGGGACCTGTACGGCGGCGCCGGGGTGTTCGCCGCCGCGCTGGCCGCGCAGGTCGGTCCGGACGGACGGGTGCTGTCCGTCGACACCTCCCGAGCCGCGGCACGGGCGGCCCGCGCCGCACTGGCCGACCTGCCGTGGGTCTCCGTGGTCACCGATTCGGTGCGTCGCGCCCTGTCGGCCGAGTCGGGACGTCCCGACGTCGCCGTGCTGGACCCGCCCCGCACCGGCGCGGGGCGCGACGTGATCGATGCGCTGGCCGCCACCGAGGTGCCGAGGATCATCCACATCGGTTGTGAGGCCGCATCGTTCGCCCGCGACGTGGGGCTGTATCTGCGGCACGGCTACGCCGTGGAGGAACTGCGGGTGTTCGATTCGTTCCCGCTCACCCACCATGTGGAGTGCATCGCGGTACTGACCCGCTGA
- a CDS encoding diguanylate cyclase, which translates to MSPFDHYYARTALLAAQGKRTGMQRTVGTTIVGLSLIPLLILTSPLGPHGALRYVAVAVSVGGLTLAQWWWRRQWPSRTQSWIVVCIGTACIATTCILLLDPAIGLLGSSTLSLVTAYTAFLHSRRVLHLTWVASGAVVAFLGVRVALTDPWLGAAGALVALLVILSTSALCRIAIELIEPDRVQHPGEIDPLTGLLNREGFDMHTATMLGSHSRHDDQYLVVVAVGIDDMALLSDMDGSHSTLHARVAVAQAIRETVRHKVPLAHVSDSQFLIADVFKTNDPSPLVNRIRMAITTTPMRLTASIGTACSQLRPLTELPTEQIVDALVALADTAMNQSRAEGGNRATYAHFPTPTIGPDAQD; encoded by the coding sequence TTGAGTCCGTTCGATCACTACTATGCGCGCACCGCCCTGCTCGCGGCGCAGGGCAAGCGCACCGGGATGCAGCGCACCGTCGGAACCACCATCGTCGGGCTGAGTCTCATCCCGCTCCTGATCCTGACCAGCCCGCTGGGGCCGCACGGTGCCCTCCGGTACGTGGCGGTCGCCGTCAGCGTCGGCGGGTTGACCTTGGCCCAGTGGTGGTGGCGGCGGCAATGGCCCAGCCGCACCCAGTCCTGGATCGTGGTGTGCATCGGCACGGCCTGCATCGCGACGACCTGCATCCTGCTGCTGGACCCGGCGATCGGCCTGCTGGGTTCGAGCACGTTGAGCCTGGTCACCGCGTATACGGCGTTCCTGCACAGCAGACGGGTGCTGCACCTGACCTGGGTGGCCTCCGGGGCGGTGGTGGCGTTTCTCGGCGTCCGGGTGGCCCTGACGGATCCCTGGCTGGGGGCCGCCGGGGCCCTGGTCGCGCTTCTGGTGATCCTGAGCACGTCGGCGCTGTGCCGGATCGCCATCGAGTTGATCGAGCCCGACCGCGTCCAGCACCCGGGCGAGATCGACCCGCTGACGGGCCTGCTCAACCGCGAGGGGTTCGACATGCACACGGCGACGATGCTGGGGTCCCACAGCCGCCACGACGACCAATATCTCGTCGTCGTGGCGGTCGGCATCGACGACATGGCGCTGCTCAGCGACATGGACGGCAGCCACAGCACCCTGCATGCGCGGGTCGCCGTCGCGCAGGCCATCCGGGAAACCGTCCGCCACAAAGTCCCGCTCGCGCATGTGTCCGACAGCCAATTCCTGATCGCCGACGTGTTCAAGACCAACGACCCCTCACCGCTGGTCAACCGGATCCGGATGGCGATCACCACCACACCCATGCGGCTGACCGCCAGCATCGGCACGGCCTGCAGTCAACTGCGCCCGCTGACCGAACTGCCCACCGAGCAGATCGTCGACGCCCTGGTGGCGCTGGCCGACACCGCGATGAACCAGTCGCGGGCCGAAGGCGGCAACCGCGCCACCTACGCCCACTTCCCCACCCCGACGATCGGTCCCGACGCACAGGATTGA
- the nhaA gene encoding Na+/H+ antiporter NhaA: MSNRREFSSRRLLARGSWPEWQRVSELLRTETVGGALLLAAAGAALVWANSPWSAGYHRLSELTVGPQSLHLDLSLSAWAADGLLAIFFFVVGVELKREFVAGDLRDPARAALPIAAAVGGMVAPAAIFVAINLYSGHPENLEGWAVPIATDIAFALAVLAVVSTHLPAALRIFLLTLAVVDDLLAITVIAVFFTDHVALGPLAGALIPIGLYAVAVQRGIRQWWILVPLAVVAWALVHASGVHATVAGVVLGFTVPVLGRHASAQHFEHLVRPLSAGFAVPVFAFFAAGVTVRGWSGFADAMSHPVTLGVIAGLVLGKPIGVLGTTYLLARFTHATLDEDLAWRDVLGVALLAGIGFTVSLLIGELAFGHATVADDDVKIAVVTGSAVAGLLASVVLVSRNAAYRRIHRLETIDADDDGVPDVYQPRQD, from the coding sequence ATGAGCAATCGCCGTGAGTTCAGCAGTCGACGTCTGCTGGCCCGCGGATCCTGGCCGGAGTGGCAGCGGGTCTCAGAGCTGTTGCGCACCGAAACCGTCGGTGGTGCCCTGTTGCTGGCGGCCGCGGGCGCGGCGCTGGTGTGGGCCAACTCGCCGTGGTCGGCCGGTTACCACCGGCTCTCGGAGTTGACCGTCGGCCCGCAGTCCCTGCACCTCGATCTGAGCCTCTCGGCGTGGGCGGCCGACGGGCTGCTGGCGATCTTCTTCTTCGTCGTGGGTGTGGAACTCAAACGCGAGTTCGTTGCCGGGGATCTCCGTGATCCGGCCCGCGCGGCGCTGCCCATCGCCGCGGCGGTGGGCGGCATGGTGGCGCCCGCGGCGATCTTCGTCGCGATCAACCTGTACTCGGGCCATCCCGAGAACCTCGAAGGGTGGGCGGTGCCGATCGCCACCGACATCGCCTTCGCGTTGGCCGTGCTGGCCGTGGTGTCCACGCACCTGCCCGCGGCGCTGCGGATCTTTCTGCTCACCCTGGCCGTCGTCGACGATCTGCTGGCGATCACCGTCATCGCCGTCTTCTTCACCGATCACGTGGCGCTCGGACCGTTGGCCGGCGCGCTGATCCCGATCGGGCTGTACGCGGTTGCGGTGCAGCGGGGGATCCGGCAGTGGTGGATCCTGGTGCCGCTGGCGGTGGTGGCCTGGGCGCTCGTACATGCCAGTGGGGTGCACGCCACGGTGGCGGGCGTGGTGCTCGGATTCACCGTGCCGGTGCTCGGCCGCCACGCCTCGGCCCAACACTTCGAACACCTCGTGCGGCCGCTCTCGGCGGGCTTCGCGGTGCCGGTCTTCGCGTTCTTCGCCGCCGGCGTGACCGTCCGCGGGTGGTCGGGCTTCGCCGACGCCATGTCTCATCCCGTGACGCTCGGGGTGATCGCCGGCCTCGTGCTCGGCAAGCCGATCGGCGTGCTGGGGACGACGTACCTGTTGGCCCGCTTTACCCACGCCACCCTCGACGAAGACCTCGCCTGGCGCGACGTGCTCGGGGTGGCGTTGCTGGCCGGGATCGGCTTCACCGTGTCGCTGCTGATCGGCGAACTGGCCTTCGGGCACGCCACCGTGGCCGACGACGACGTCAAGATTGCCGTGGTCACCGGATCGGCGGTGGCCGGACTGCTCGCGTCGGTGGTTCTGGTGTCACGCAACGCCGCCTACCGGCGTATCCACCGGCTCGAAACCATCGACGCCGACGACGACGGTGTGCCCGACGTCTATCAGCCTCGGCAGGACTGA
- the dxs gene encoding 1-deoxy-D-xylulose-5-phosphate synthase: MLEQVRGPADLQHLSQSQLSDLAAEIRQFLIHKVAATGGHLGPNLGVVELTLALHRVFDSPHDPIIFDTGHQAYVHKMLTGRAPDFDTLRCKDGLSGYPSRSESEHDWVESSHASTALSYADGLAKAFELTGHRNRHVVAVVGDGALTGGMCWEALNNIATGGRPVVIVVNDNGRSYAPTIGGFADHLAGLRLQPGYERILEEGRKAVRGLPVVGEFCYQCMHSIKAGIKDAIAPQVMFTDLGIKYVGPIDGHDEHAVENALRHARGFNAPVIVHVVTRKGMGYAHAENDEADQMHACGVIDPETGLPTKASAPGWTSVFSDELVQIGAKRRDVVAITAAMPGPTGLSAFRDRFPDRFFDVGIAEQHAMTSAAGLAMGGLHPVVAIYSTFLNRAFDQLMMDVALHKLPVTMVLDRAGVTGPDGASHNGVWDLSILGIIPGIRVAAPRDGARLREELGEALAVNDGPTAIRFPKGDVGEDIPAIERRAGVDVLAVPAAGLTDDVLLVAVGSFASMALAVAERLRNQGIGVTVVDPRWVLPVPDALGELARGHKLVVTVEDNGVHGGIGSSVSAALRHAEIDVPCRDLGVPQEFQDHASRGEVLAEIGLTDQHIARQITGWIAAIGTPVGEEVSHRLD; encoded by the coding sequence ATGCTTGAACAGGTCCGCGGTCCCGCTGATCTGCAGCACCTGTCGCAGTCACAATTGAGTGATCTGGCGGCCGAGATCCGGCAGTTTCTGATCCACAAGGTCGCTGCAACCGGCGGACATCTTGGCCCCAATCTGGGTGTCGTCGAACTCACCCTGGCGCTGCACCGTGTGTTCGATTCACCGCACGATCCGATCATCTTCGACACCGGCCATCAGGCCTACGTGCACAAGATGCTGACCGGGCGCGCACCGGATTTCGACACCCTGCGGTGCAAGGACGGCCTGTCGGGGTACCCGTCGCGCAGCGAGAGTGAGCACGACTGGGTGGAGTCCAGCCATGCCAGCACCGCGCTGTCTTACGCCGACGGTCTGGCCAAGGCCTTCGAGCTGACCGGGCACCGCAATCGGCACGTGGTGGCGGTCGTCGGTGACGGTGCGCTGACCGGCGGCATGTGCTGGGAGGCGCTGAACAACATCGCGACCGGTGGTCGCCCCGTGGTCATCGTCGTCAACGACAACGGCCGCAGCTATGCGCCGACCATCGGCGGGTTCGCCGACCACCTCGCGGGCCTGCGCCTGCAGCCGGGTTATGAGCGGATTCTCGAGGAGGGGCGCAAGGCCGTACGCGGTCTGCCCGTCGTCGGCGAGTTCTGCTACCAGTGCATGCACAGCATCAAGGCCGGTATCAAGGACGCGATCGCCCCACAGGTGATGTTCACCGATCTGGGCATCAAGTACGTCGGCCCGATCGACGGGCACGACGAGCACGCGGTCGAGAACGCGCTGCGTCACGCCCGTGGCTTCAACGCCCCGGTGATCGTGCACGTGGTGACCCGCAAGGGCATGGGCTACGCGCACGCCGAGAACGACGAGGCGGATCAGATGCACGCCTGCGGGGTCATCGACCCCGAGACGGGCCTGCCGACCAAGGCCTCGGCTCCCGGCTGGACCTCGGTGTTCTCCGACGAGCTGGTTCAGATCGGCGCCAAGCGGCGCGATGTCGTCGCGATCACCGCCGCCATGCCCGGCCCCACCGGTCTGAGTGCGTTCCGGGACCGGTTCCCCGACCGGTTCTTCGACGTGGGCATCGCCGAACAACACGCGATGACCTCGGCCGCGGGCCTGGCCATGGGTGGCCTGCATCCCGTGGTGGCGATCTACTCGACGTTCCTGAACCGCGCGTTCGACCAGCTGATGATGGATGTGGCGCTGCACAAGCTGCCCGTCACCATGGTGCTGGACCGGGCCGGTGTCACCGGGCCGGACGGGGCCAGCCACAACGGCGTCTGGGACCTGTCGATCCTCGGCATCATCCCGGGCATCCGGGTCGCCGCGCCCCGCGACGGTGCCCGGCTACGGGAGGAATTGGGCGAGGCGCTGGCTGTCAACGACGGCCCCACCGCGATCCGGTTCCCCAAAGGTGATGTGGGCGAAGATATTCCGGCCATCGAGCGCCGCGCGGGTGTAGACGTGCTCGCCGTTCCGGCCGCCGGTCTGACCGACGACGTATTGCTGGTCGCCGTCGGTTCGTTCGCGTCGATGGCGCTCGCGGTCGCCGAGCGGCTGCGCAATCAGGGCATCGGTGTCACGGTGGTGGATCCGCGTTGGGTGCTGCCGGTTCCCGATGCCCTCGGCGAGCTGGCTCGTGGTCACAAGCTGGTGGTCACCGTCGAGGACAACGGTGTGCACGGCGGTATCGGCTCGTCGGTGTCGGCGGCGCTGCGCCACGCCGAGATCGACGTGCCCTGCCGGGATCTCGGTGTTCCGCAGGAATTCCAGGACCACGCGTCCCGCGGGGAGGTGCTCGCCGAGATCGGGCTCACCGATCAGCACATCGCCCGCCAGATCAC